One genomic segment of Gemmatimonadaceae bacterium includes these proteins:
- the fadI gene encoding acetyl-CoA C-acyltransferase FadI yields the protein MATLGTNGRRVAVVAGVRTPFAKAGTALKDFTAIELGKFAVAELIQRTNLDGKNVDAVVYGTVVPSVIAPNIAREIALMPMLPKGTEAYSVSRACASANQAITDAADQIVLGHHDVVIAGGAESLSNVPILHSRGMSEKLVALNRAKSPAQKLKILGSFRPKDLVPITPAIAEPTTGESMGESAEKMAKINHITREAQDEFALRSHELAAAGTRDCRLTAEIVPAYVPPKFEKVLISDNGIRSDSSLEQLAALKPVFDRRYGTVTAGNSSPLTDGASAVLLMSVERAKSLGYEPLAYIRSYAYAALDPGEQLLMGPVLAAPVALKRAGLTLADMDLVEMHEAFAAQVLSNLKGFVSSDWARRAGFTTPVGEVDPDRLNVMGGSISIGHPFGATGGRILTTLVDELRRRDGQFGLMTVCAAGGMGHAMVVERK from the coding sequence ATGGCAACGCTCGGAACGAACGGACGCCGCGTCGCGGTCGTGGCCGGTGTGCGCACGCCGTTCGCGAAGGCAGGCACGGCGCTCAAGGATTTCACCGCGATCGAGCTCGGGAAGTTCGCCGTCGCGGAGCTCATCCAGCGCACAAACCTCGACGGGAAGAACGTCGACGCGGTGGTGTATGGGACGGTCGTGCCGTCGGTGATCGCACCGAACATCGCGCGTGAAATCGCGCTCATGCCGATGCTGCCGAAGGGCACCGAAGCGTATTCCGTGAGCCGGGCCTGCGCGTCGGCAAACCAGGCGATCACCGACGCCGCCGATCAGATCGTGCTCGGCCATCACGACGTCGTCATCGCGGGCGGCGCGGAATCGCTGTCGAACGTCCCGATTCTGCACTCGCGCGGGATGTCGGAGAAGCTCGTGGCGCTCAATCGCGCGAAGAGTCCCGCGCAAAAACTCAAGATCCTCGGTTCGTTCCGGCCGAAGGACCTCGTCCCGATCACGCCGGCGATCGCGGAACCGACGACCGGCGAGTCGATGGGCGAGTCGGCCGAGAAGATGGCGAAGATCAACCACATCACTCGTGAGGCGCAGGACGAGTTCGCGCTGCGGTCACACGAGCTTGCCGCGGCGGGAACGCGCGACTGCCGCCTAACGGCTGAGATCGTGCCGGCGTACGTGCCGCCGAAATTCGAGAAAGTGCTCATCTCGGACAACGGCATTCGCAGCGACTCGTCGCTCGAGCAGCTCGCGGCGCTCAAACCCGTCTTCGATCGCAGATACGGGACGGTGACCGCGGGCAACTCGTCGCCGCTCACCGACGGCGCGAGCGCGGTTCTCCTCATGAGCGTCGAGCGAGCAAAGTCGTTAGGTTACGAGCCGCTCGCGTATATACGATCCTACGCGTACGCGGCACTGGATCCTGGCGAGCAGTTGCTCATGGGGCCGGTGCTCGCGGCACCTGTCGCCCTGAAGCGGGCCGGCCTGACGCTGGCCGACATGGACCTGGTCGAGATGCACGAGGCGTTCGCGGCCCAGGTGCTGAGCAATCTGAAGGGATTCGTGTCGTCGGACTGGGCTCGGCGCGCCGGCTTCACGACGCCGGTTGGCGAAGTCGATCCGGACCGACTGAACGTGATGGGCGGCTCGATCTCGATCGGTCACCCATTCGGCGCCACCGGAGGCCGCATCCTAACGACGCTCGTCGATGAGCTGCGACGTCGCGACGGGCAGTTCGGCCTCATGACGGTGTGCGCGGCCGGCGGGATGGGACACGCGATGGTCGTGGAGCGGAAATAG
- a CDS encoding GreA/GreB family elongation factor, with translation MIEALKQKLGEEVEKLQYELNVTLPGEIRRAVELGDLRENSEYKAALERQQFVQARLGQLRQRLSKLSQIDPSQIPKDRVGLGSRVIVEDQRTKTRETYYLVFGDALEFEEGHVTMASPIGRALLGKAVGEVTQLRLPTVVRTLKVVNLTTIHQATPNDL, from the coding sequence ATGATCGAGGCACTCAAGCAGAAGCTTGGCGAGGAAGTGGAGAAGTTGCAGTACGAGCTCAACGTCACCCTGCCGGGGGAGATTCGGCGCGCAGTGGAGCTTGGCGACCTGCGCGAGAATTCGGAGTACAAAGCGGCGCTCGAGCGACAGCAGTTCGTACAGGCGCGACTCGGTCAGCTTCGCCAGCGGTTGAGTAAGCTCTCGCAGATCGATCCGTCGCAGATTCCGAAGGATCGAGTCGGGCTCGGCTCCAGGGTGATCGTCGAGGATCAGCGGACGAAGACGCGGGAGACGTACTATCTCGTCTTCGGCGATGCGCTCGAATTCGAGGAAGGCCACGTCACGATGGCGTCGCCGATTGGGCGTGCACTGCTGGGAAAGGCGGTCGGCGAAGTGACGCAGCTGCGGCTGCCGACGGTGGTGCGAACGCTCAAGGTCGTGAATCTCACGACCATCCATCAGGCGACGCCGAATGATCTGTGA
- a CDS encoding MBL fold metallo-hydrolase: MIEIERFGDVERIRLASWGSRLAGMDVSAYLVHGVLVDSGFPLAQRALAEFLDERPIIGAMLTHYHEDHAGNAELLAGRGIPLAMHALTLDRLRDSAAIRLYRRAVWGTTPRLTSAPRAFVSEVPLEFVHTPGHSADHQIIWDPARATVFSGDLWLGVRATLMHENEDPYQIVESLRAVLALSPERVFDAHRGPVRDPVAALAAKISYLEDAIAAIKTKQAAGWSDRAILRRLLGGDETVAIASGGEYARMNFVRAVRRGSRVEGRGSSEEGRG, translated from the coding sequence ATGATCGAGATCGAGCGCTTTGGCGACGTGGAACGCATCCGCCTCGCGAGTTGGGGTAGCCGGCTCGCGGGAATGGACGTCAGCGCCTACCTCGTCCATGGCGTTCTCGTGGACAGCGGATTCCCGCTTGCGCAGCGGGCGCTGGCCGAATTTCTCGATGAGCGGCCGATCATCGGCGCCATGCTCACACACTACCACGAGGATCACGCGGGCAACGCGGAGCTCCTGGCAGGACGGGGCATTCCTCTCGCGATGCACGCGCTTACCCTCGATCGTCTTCGCGATTCGGCGGCGATTCGTCTCTATCGGCGCGCGGTCTGGGGAACAACGCCGCGTCTGACATCGGCGCCGCGAGCATTCGTCTCCGAAGTGCCGCTCGAGTTCGTCCACACGCCCGGTCACAGCGCAGATCATCAGATCATCTGGGATCCGGCGCGCGCCACCGTGTTCTCCGGCGATCTCTGGCTCGGCGTTCGGGCAACGCTCATGCACGAGAACGAGGACCCGTATCAGATCGTCGAGAGCTTGCGTGCGGTGCTCGCTCTTTCGCCGGAGCGCGTGTTCGACGCGCACCGCGGCCCGGTGCGCGATCCGGTCGCCGCTCTGGCGGCGAAAATCAGCTACCTCGAAGACGCGATCGCTGCCATCAAGACAAAACAGGCCGCAGGCTGGAGTGATCGTGCGATTCTGCGCCGTCTCCTGGGTGGCGATGAAACCGTCGCGATTGCATCGGGAGGCGAGTATGCGCGCATGAATTTCGTGCGCGCGGTGCGAAGAGGGTCGAGGGTCGAGGGTCGAGGGTCGAGCGAAGAGGGTCGAGGGTAG
- the glpD gene encoding glycerol-3-phosphate dehydrogenase encodes MTTVTASRELSPTEARRQQLAALARDEFDLLVVGGGITGCGIARDAALRSLRVALVEKDDFASGTSSRSSRLVHGGLRYLEHGLLHLVFEASGERRRLLRLAPHLVRPLEFLWPVYAGARVPQWKLNAGLTLYDALALFRNVGSHRRLSIRQIAAREPTLRRDGLLGGARYFDASTNDTRLTLANAIGAREAGAVVLNHARVTELLVHTEAQRGARVHDTIGDTHLDVRAKVVVNATGPWSDELHHLGEERPPRRTEVRGSKGVHVAVGRERVGNHGALTLLAPNDGRVMFILPSGRLTVIGTTDTFTDAHPDEVRASERDVAYLLEAANAFFPAARLTNADVMSAWAGIRPLIATGAEKADPSDASREHAISSSANGVVSITGGKLTTYRIMAAEVVDVVAERLGKGVTRRPPTKNARLPGGDLAYIDEAIAAAERATADNELANHLVHSYGSRWSAVADEIAAPGGSERLAGLPYTIGEMRYGVRHEMAYTLADLLLRRTHLAFETRDHGTASGERVARGVGELLGWNDRDIAKAIEAYARDVGRVFTIEP; translated from the coding sequence CTGACGACTGTCACCGCCTCGCGCGAGCTGTCGCCGACGGAAGCGCGACGCCAGCAGCTCGCGGCGCTCGCGCGGGATGAATTCGATCTCCTCGTCGTTGGTGGCGGCATCACCGGATGCGGCATCGCGCGCGACGCTGCACTGCGTAGCCTCCGTGTCGCGCTCGTGGAAAAAGACGATTTCGCAAGCGGCACGTCGAGCCGCTCGTCGAGGCTCGTGCACGGCGGACTGCGATATCTCGAGCATGGGTTGCTCCATCTCGTCTTCGAAGCCAGCGGCGAGCGTCGTCGACTCCTGCGCCTGGCCCCTCACCTCGTCCGACCACTCGAATTCCTCTGGCCCGTATACGCCGGAGCGCGAGTGCCGCAATGGAAGCTCAACGCCGGTCTCACGCTGTACGATGCACTGGCCCTCTTTCGTAACGTCGGCTCGCATCGTCGCCTCAGTATCCGTCAGATCGCGGCGCGCGAGCCAACACTGAGGCGCGACGGGCTCCTCGGCGGTGCGCGCTATTTCGACGCCTCCACGAACGACACGCGCCTAACGCTCGCCAATGCCATCGGCGCCCGCGAAGCGGGTGCCGTCGTCCTCAACCACGCGCGCGTCACCGAATTGCTCGTCCACACCGAAGCGCAGCGAGGCGCCCGGGTGCACGACACGATCGGCGACACGCACCTGGACGTGCGCGCCAAGGTCGTCGTCAATGCGACGGGCCCGTGGAGCGACGAGTTGCACCATCTCGGTGAGGAGCGCCCTCCACGACGCACCGAGGTGCGCGGCAGCAAGGGCGTACACGTCGCCGTCGGCCGCGAGCGCGTCGGTAACCATGGCGCGCTGACACTGCTCGCGCCTAACGACGGACGGGTCATGTTCATTTTGCCGTCTGGTCGCCTAACGGTTATCGGCACGACGGACACGTTCACCGACGCCCACCCGGATGAAGTCCGCGCCAGCGAGCGAGATGTCGCCTATCTCCTCGAGGCGGCGAACGCCTTCTTTCCCGCCGCACGCCTGACGAATGCCGACGTCATGAGCGCCTGGGCAGGCATTCGACCGCTGATTGCCACGGGTGCCGAAAAGGCCGATCCGAGCGATGCCTCCCGCGAACATGCGATCTCGAGCAGCGCGAACGGCGTCGTCAGCATCACCGGCGGCAAGCTGACGACGTACCGCATCATGGCCGCCGAAGTCGTGGATGTCGTCGCCGAACGCTTGGGCAAGGGCGTCACGCGCCGTCCACCGACGAAGAACGCTCGGCTCCCGGGTGGCGATCTCGCCTACATCGACGAAGCAATCGCGGCCGCGGAGCGTGCGACCGCCGATAACGAGCTGGCGAATCATCTCGTGCATTCGTATGGCAGTCGTTGGTCCGCTGTCGCCGACGAGATCGCCGCGCCCGGCGGCTCGGAGCGCCTCGCTGGCTTGCCATACACGATCGGCGAAATGCGTTACGGAGTGCGACACGAGATGGCGTACACGCTCGCCGACCTCCTGCTTCGCCGCACGCATCTCGCATTCGAGACGCGCGATCATGGAACGGCCAGCGGCGAGCGCGTCGCTCGCGGTGTGGGGGAGCTGCTCGGCTGGAATGACCGAGATATCGCGAAGGCGATCGAGGCCTACGCTCGGGACGTAGGGCGCGTCTTCACCATCGAGCCGTAG
- the speY gene encoding deoxyhypusine synthase: protein MARKKDDSSARGNGRERGGFKASRHGTAKRERASAAGPKAVQKRAAEERERSGERHTAHETSRFLRGDRIDPRRIDGSERVADLIDGTFLAYNAARLREGCQLFTQKMLDADVTVGMTLTGALTPAGLGMAAVIPLIESGFVDWIISTGANLYHDTHFGLGLAMHRGNAQESDVVLREEGVVRIYDIFFDYDVLLSTDAFFRTIIQGKEFQRSMSSAEFHNLCGKYVREREKALGIGQKSLLSAAYAAGVPIYTSSPGDSSIGMNIAALALDGNRCMIDPNLDVNETASIVLDAKRGGKKARGGRSAVLICGGGSPKNFMLQTEPQIQEVLGIDEKGHDYFLQITDARPDTGGLSGATPAEAVSWGKIDPDRLPDAVVCYLDSTVALPLLTAYAHARHAPRPLKRLFARRVEMLDRLTKEYRRAGHGPADAEHTEAMLPMHR, encoded by the coding sequence CGGCCAAGCGTGAACGCGCGTCGGCCGCGGGACCCAAGGCGGTGCAGAAACGCGCGGCCGAGGAACGCGAGCGCTCGGGCGAACGCCACACCGCGCACGAGACGAGCCGGTTCCTGCGCGGCGACCGGATCGATCCGCGGCGCATCGACGGAAGCGAGCGCGTCGCCGATCTGATCGACGGGACCTTTCTCGCATACAACGCGGCGCGCCTGCGCGAGGGCTGTCAGCTCTTCACCCAGAAAATGCTCGATGCCGATGTCACGGTTGGGATGACGCTCACCGGTGCGTTGACACCGGCGGGATTGGGCATGGCGGCGGTGATTCCGCTCATCGAAAGCGGCTTCGTGGACTGGATCATCTCGACCGGCGCGAATCTGTATCACGACACGCATTTCGGTCTCGGCCTGGCGATGCATCGCGGGAACGCGCAGGAATCGGACGTCGTGCTGCGCGAGGAGGGCGTCGTTCGGATCTACGACATCTTCTTCGACTACGATGTGCTGCTTTCGACGGACGCATTTTTTCGCACGATCATCCAAGGGAAAGAGTTTCAGCGTTCGATGTCGAGCGCCGAGTTTCACAATCTCTGCGGCAAATACGTGCGCGAGCGCGAGAAGGCGTTAGGCATCGGCCAGAAGTCGCTGCTCTCGGCGGCGTATGCGGCCGGCGTGCCGATTTACACGTCGTCGCCCGGTGATTCATCGATCGGGATGAACATTGCGGCGCTCGCACTCGATGGGAATCGATGCATGATCGACCCGAATCTCGACGTCAACGAGACGGCGTCGATCGTGCTCGATGCCAAACGCGGCGGAAAGAAGGCTCGAGGCGGGCGCTCGGCGGTGCTGATCTGCGGCGGAGGCAGTCCGAAGAACTTCATGCTCCAGACCGAGCCACAAATTCAGGAGGTGCTCGGCATCGACGAGAAGGGGCACGACTACTTCCTGCAGATCACCGATGCGCGCCCCGACACGGGTGGTCTCTCGGGAGCGACGCCGGCCGAAGCAGTGAGTTGGGGGAAGATCGACCCCGATCGCCTCCCGGATGCTGTGGTGTGTTATCTGGATTCGACGGTTGCTCTGCCGCTACTCACGGCGTACGCCCACGCGCGCCACGCGCCCCGGCCACTCAAGCGCTTGTTCGCTCGTCGCGTGGAGATGCTCGATCGCCTAACGAAGGAGTATCGGCGCGCTGGTCACGGGCCGGCCGACGCGGAACACACGGAAGCAATGCTGCCGATGCATCGGTAG